One window from the genome of Bacillota bacterium encodes:
- a CDS encoding ABC transporter permease, with product MIGMAYRQWRLFLGSPHNVVVPLLEPTLYLLIFGQVMASVVREATYAGGRVQYLSFMLPGILAMAAWHRGVHAGTPIYVDRVTGELEALFAQPVPRWFIPVFNILSVVGQTVLYTAAVLGVGKAMGVTAVYTGPKLVFIFAEVVAFTWAVGMTFSALCALIKSQEAFNIVMNLLILPLVLTSSAFYPLEAAPAWVRTVAAGNPISIAAEGLRAVLLGGNVLSQRVLFPAGLSLVWALGASLLGSLVISRAVR from the coding sequence ATGATCGGAATGGCCTACAGGCAATGGCGACTGTTCCTGGGATCCCCCCATAACGTGGTCGTGCCGCTGTTGGAACCTACTCTGTACTTGCTCATCTTTGGGCAAGTGATGGCCAGCGTTGTTCGCGAAGCCACGTACGCCGGCGGGAGAGTGCAGTATCTCAGCTTCATGCTGCCTGGAATACTCGCCATGGCGGCTTGGCACAGGGGGGTTCACGCGGGCACCCCCATTTACGTTGATCGCGTCACAGGGGAACTGGAGGCTCTGTTTGCGCAGCCTGTGCCGCGCTGGTTCATTCCGGTGTTTAACATCTTGTCGGTTGTCGGGCAAACTGTTCTCTACACGGCAGCGGTACTAGGTGTGGGCAAGGCGATGGGCGTTACTGCGGTATACACCGGGCCCAAACTGGTGTTTATCTTCGCGGAAGTAGTTGCCTTCACCTGGGCTGTGGGTATGACGTTCTCAGCACTGTGTGCCTTGATAAAAAGTCAGGAAGCCTTCAATATCGTGATGAACCTCCTCATATTGCCGTTGGTGTTAACTTCCTCTGCGTTCTACCCCCTCGAGGCCGCTCCCGCGTGGGTTCGTACTGTGGCCGCGGGAAACCCGATCAGCATTGCGGCCGAAGGTCTCCGAGCGGTACTTCTTGGCGGAAACGTGCTGTCTCAGCGGGTGCTTTTCCCTGCGGGATTATCGCTGGTATGGGCGCTCGGTGCTTCCCTGCTCGGTAGCCTCGTGATCTCCCGCGCTGTGCGGTAG